The window actacacccttgtggtgggacccctcctcaTAACAGAGTAAAtatgtttttatttgttaatgaATTATAatactctaatttcttattatttaaatttcttATTGGTTCCTTTTCCTCGTCCTTCTTTAATTAGAGTAATAGTTTTCCTAAAAAACAATATAGGAATTGTAATAATTTAGATTTGTCTTATAGATCCGGCTCGGAATAGAGCTGAATCGACTTAAATCGTACAATTCGAATCATGAATCACAAGATTCTGTGATAATTTAGATTCGCCTTATAGATCCAGTTCAAAATAGAACTGAATCGAATCGTACAAATCGAATCTTGAATCGTAAGATTCTAATACCATTGTTGGTAGATATTAtctaattaaactaaattatcATATTATAAATCAAACTAAAGTTTTGCAAATGAAATAATGAAAACAGgatcaaatgataaaattacttattgatttttttttttttcaataagtaaatttatcaattacttaTTGATTTGATTAAGGTATTAAACTAAGTTgtaatgatttttaatttgttcTCTTGACATTAATTAGAATACTAAACAATGTGATAGGAAAAACCTAATTTATTCGACAATCATCCTATTATCTCGGCCTCCCTCCCGTTCTATTATCCCGGCCTCCCTGGTGATAGAAGATGACTAATTCTTTATATACTTGATTAAGAATAAATTCTTCAATTTAATTCCTAACTTGTAAAGATCAATAAATAGATTAATTGACAATACTCATATATAAGAAACTTGGTAAAAGTAATTATGTTAAGTAATGAAAACAACATAAACTGTTTGGTGATTGATTATGGGACAAAACGTCCATGAACTGTCCCTTTTACGTGTCATTACTAGGTGAACCCGGTGGTGTTAGAGAAAATTCCATGTTTTGGTATGACATCACGTTTCTTGTCAATGATTTGTGCTCTCGGCGCATCTTCTTCACTTCGTGCTCAATCCTACCAAGTTGTCCCACCAAATTTTGGTGGTTTCTATCCATGATATCCAACCTTTGAAGCACTTGCTTCCAACCCTCTATCTCTGTAGTGGGAGCATCCATAACCGCAGCCTCATCATCGTCATCCTCATCTTTCTCTTCACTCATATCTTGATTGGTGACATCCGCCTTCCTTTTACCTTTACCTATTATCTCCGTAATTGGAGCATCCATATTCGCAGCCTCATCGTCTTCCTCCTCATTTTTCTCTTCACTCACATGTTGATTGGTGACATCCGCCTTCCTTTTACCTTTACCTATTATCTCCGTAATTGGAGCATCCATATTCATAGCCTCATCATCTTCCTCCTCGTCTTCCTCTTCACTCACATCTTGATTGGTGACAGTCGCCTTCCCTTTATCTTTACCCGCCAAAAATTTGGCAGTGCGCGCCTCATAAGAAACAAATTTAAGCCCCCCATTCGTTGTAGATACCAAATGGGCGTTTTTCAAAAGCCCTTCATTCAAATACTGAATCTGCTCCCCCTCATTCGGCTCAAAACCACGCAACTGTCCAAGACAACCCAATATAATCCCGGTGATCATATGCCCCATGCCGactgttttctgttttgattttgAAGCAGCGAACAAGCCCTCGAAAATAGAAGAGATCGAGCAAGGCGTCTTGTTCTCCTGCAATAAAGACAACACGAACACATCCTTCAATTGTACCTTGCTGCTTTCCACTCTGCCAAATAAGGCATGAGACAGAAACTTGTGGAAAAGCATAAGGCAATTGTCTTTGATCAATCGGTTAGACGAGTTTTTCGGGTAAAAACGACCGGAACCCGTAATTGCATTCCAAAATGGAGTTGCTTGATATTTAGGTGGCATCATTGTGACTCCTTCCAATGGAAACTTGAACCAGGTATGCATATCCTTAAAACCACAAACATATTCATCACCAGCATGACGAAACTTAAATTGGTTCTTTTTCTGCACATCAACATACTCTAAAGTAACTAGAAATTCGATCATCCATTCCTTCCTAACCGGTAATTTCATATCAATAAAAGTATCCCACTTCATTAATTTAACATATTTCAAAAAATCATCAGAGAGATTATGACTTTCTAACATTTGATAATCAATATGCAACATTCCTACGAAACTTTTATTGTTAAATTCCTTAAACTTTTCACCTTCTCCAATAGTAAACAAAGGAAAAGGGCAACCAAAATCTTTAGCAAGTTCCATACCTGGGTTTTCATCTTTCACAGATGAAGATGGAATGCCCTTGCCCTTCCTTGTGTCTACAACCCTTTTCACCATTGATAAGAGAAAAAGAGATGAAATAGTGAAAATAAAAGTTACGATTTGAGAGTTCTAGGAATTGTAGAAGAAAGGGATGGGTGAAATCAAGGATTTTGGAGAGCCCTAATTGAATTTGTTAGGGTTTGGAAGGTTAGGGTTTCTGATTTGGGGAAGAAATTTGGGATTTTGGTGTTAGGGATTTGAAATAAGAGGGGGAATGGTGTTAGCGATTTGAAAATAATGGAAAAAGTAAGGTGAAAATTAGTTGGTCGCCATCGCGATAGAGAGTtcgaatattttttttttttttttggctctcGAAGTGGTTCTAATAGGTGTGTATTAGTTCAAAACCGAACTGAAAAAACATAAACACCGAAATTATCAAAATGATACATACCAATACCGAATCGAATAATATATACAACCGAACTAAAATATTTGATGCGGTTCGGTTTTAaaccaaatttaattaaaaaataaaaataataaagaaaaattattatatttcattattaaatttacttcaacaattaaaaaaatttaaaatactttcaaaatatattcatataatcttattatctcaacaaaaacaaacaaaacaaaacttgTAAAATTcaaatatgtgtatatatataaaatatgtgtaatttgGTGCAATTTGGGctttttacattttttccaaaccgaaccgaataccgaaatacaCCAAAAAAACTGATGCCAAACCAAAGTGTAAAAAAACGAACCAAAAAACCGAATTCGATATGCGATTTAAACTGCATCGATATACACCCGTAGATTCTATGCTTTGTAGTGTTTGTTATTTCTTCGATATCAAAACAAGAAGTTTTACATATATTATTACTCATTCCTGTTATTCTTGCTAGctctatctttttatttttctttttttttaattgatctTTTCATCCTATTAATGAAagctattattttatttaacagCAATGCATTAAATTAAGAGTCGGAGGCTAAAATGTTACAAGCAAAGGTGGGAGGAGTAATACTCCACTTCCCACTATCAAACGTTGAAACCATCCCTGAGCAAACATATGGATTAAGCGGTTCGCAGACCGACAAGTGAAATTGACAGTACAATTTCCTATATCTTTTGTTCAAATTTACAAAGTGATAAACTGAGAAAATATCTCAAAATGAATCTTATTAATTGATGAAAAATACAGAGTATAAAATGACctttatatagaaaaagagaaggGAAAAACTAGCCTGCATTACATCCTATATTTCATAGTATGGACCTTTATTAAATGCTCAATTccagggtaaatttcatcaatggtgtacaacatttgctctatttcacactttggtgtacaaccttcaatttatatcactaatatgtacgaacttataggtgacctcccactttagtgtacagcaggtaaaaatgaccggtcaacacgaAGTCAACGCGCCATGTCACCCATTTTCAACTCATTCTttaaaaaagtgggacccactaaATATGTAATTACAATATTACCCCTAAATAAGATCCACCAAATAGACATTACTTTTTTACCCATTTTCTCCTTCACCGAAATTACCTTTCCTTTTTCATTGCTTATTTTCTTGTCTCTCACATTTTCCTTCTCTCTCTACTTTCTCTCTCAACTGTAATATTTTTTCCTCTCTCACACTTTCCTTTTCATCTCCCTCCCTCTTTTTATTACTGTTAAAAAGAATTGGAAAACACAACCTGGTTATATACTATAGGTGAGCAAAACAAAAAACCTGATTTCGCAAAAGAGAAAATCGCAACTCAAATCCAAGGCCAATTCGTATAATCTACTATAATCTACTTTCTATCATTATTTAAAGAGAGTCTTCTACTTCAGGCTCTCATGATCGGTCTCAATCGTTTAGTATTTCTTCGTCAGGAAGTTTGAGTCCCCGACCGAAGTTGTCGGAATCTAATGTTGTTCAGGCTACTCCTCCACGATTAGTTGTTTTGTATTTGAAGTAGAGATGAGAAATCAAAGTAACCCATATGCATATTGATAATTTAGATAAACTATTGCATTAGATAAGCATGTATAACGAAGCACTTGcgcataaaataattaaaaatttgttTGTGTTGAAGAAACTGAAAAGGAGATGTGAGAGAGACATAATGGGTCACATGCAGTAAAAATAGTGATGAAGTTCTCAGAAATTGAATTAAGATGgtattccttttttttcttgtcAGCATATCCACGACAATAGCCATAATGAATCAGTAGGGATAAATAATAAGCTCTTTCCGTTAAACACAAAAGGGGAAGGAGGAAGAAAGATTAAATGAAAGAGAAAtaaggaagagagagaaatgg is drawn from Euphorbia lathyris chromosome 9, ddEupLath1.1, whole genome shotgun sequence and contains these coding sequences:
- the LOC136207015 gene encoding uncharacterized protein isoform X1, encoding MKTQKKNQFKFRHAGDEYVCGFKDMHTWFKFPLEGVTMMPPKYQATPFWNAITGSGRFYPKNSSNRLIKDNCLMLFHKFLSHALFGRVESSKVQLKDVFVLSLLQENKTPCSISSIFEGLFAASKSKQKTVGMGHMITGIILGCLGQLRGFEPNEGEQIQYLNEGLLKNAHLVSTTNGGLKFVSYEARTAKFLAGKDKGKATVTNQDVSEEEDEEEDDEAMNMDAPITEIIGKGKRKADVTNQHVSEEKNEEEDDEAANMDAPITEIIGKGKRKADVTNQDMSEEKDEDDDDEAAVMDAPTTEIEGWKQVLQRLDIMDRNHQNLVGQLGRIEHEVKKMRREHKSLTRNVMSYQNMEFSLTPPGSPSNDT
- the LOC136207015 gene encoding uncharacterized protein isoform X2: MKTQDMHTWFKFPLEGVTMMPPKYQATPFWNAITGSGRFYPKNSSNRLIKDNCLMLFHKFLSHALFGRVESSKVQLKDVFVLSLLQENKTPCSISSIFEGLFAASKSKQKTVGMGHMITGIILGCLGQLRGFEPNEGEQIQYLNEGLLKNAHLVSTTNGGLKFVSYEARTAKFLAGKDKGKATVTNQDVSEEEDEEEDDEAMNMDAPITEIIGKGKRKADVTNQHVSEEKNEEEDDEAANMDAPITEIIGKGKRKADVTNQDMSEEKDEDDDDEAAVMDAPTTEIEGWKQVLQRLDIMDRNHQNLVGQLGRIEHEVKKMRREHKSLTRNVMSYQNMEFSLTPPGSPSNDT
- the LOC136207015 gene encoding uncharacterized protein isoform X3 yields the protein MKTQENKTPCSISSIFEGLFAASKSKQKTVGMGHMITGIILGCLGQLRGFEPNEGEQIQYLNEGLLKNAHLVSTTNGGLKFVSYEARTAKFLAGKDKGKATVTNQDVSEEEDEEEDDEAMNMDAPITEIIGKGKRKADVTNQHVSEEKNEEEDDEAANMDAPITEIIGKGKRKADVTNQDMSEEKDEDDDDEAAVMDAPTTEIEGWKQVLQRLDIMDRNHQNLVGQLGRIEHEVKKMRREHKSLTRNVMSYQNMEFSLTPPGSPSNDT